In Alnus glutinosa chromosome 7, dhAlnGlut1.1, whole genome shotgun sequence, the sequence ttcaaggaaaactcatagacaagttaaactctttttcatgaataaatttgattggaatcttgataccaaaaccttttagcatgggttttgatattccctagccctcaacaatcatcaaacatctaaagaaaatcctaagaacatcaagaacactacatgatTTTGGATAGGacttttgatcaaaccctaaggactaaattagctagacatgaattgaatctaagttaagcataaatttaaaggaaagcagtaaagaaacaagaaagaaacgaattaaaaacaactatattaaacttaaagaaattcggattacaagaaaggaagaaaatgaagaacaagctaaactagaacttgaaattaaagaaaggggacaagctctctggaactaagcccagaaatcgtgcactaaaggaaactaaaaacgcaaggaattgaagtgatacatctgagcaaatccgaaatctcaaaagatgcatgatCTATCCTataaccctaatctcatatatatagagaattggatttacaaaagatcaTAGAGGGTGaatcctagccgcacaaacagagttagtcggcgtccatttctgtccacaaaaatcaactttcaatttggatCGCACACGGAATATaaagatctggaaatatctgaactttctggaagacacgaattcgctcgatcgaatttatgtcgatcgatcgagaagtcgatcgatcgaattattgctgtacaaataatcgatcgatcgaaatgccttggacaatATTCCATTTTCTCAGGATCAGTTTCGagctctggaaatgaccaaaatacccttgatgtattttcaggtctaattcaagtattttgaattagatttcaactaagacctgaaaataagagaaaacactaaaacataacaaaacgttatatatataatacaaactaggtttaacaaatgcaaattaaggggtcttgaatcgaataattcaagacttatcactatGACCCTAcccttttttgaaaattttatttattatggtatatatatatatataattaaatttatatatttgggccaaaataattaaaaaggcTTGGTCTTTAGGcctattataataaaaatcattttatacttaaaccttaaacaactcaaatttgtcattaaaaaaattaaacaagagCAATAACTTCCATGAACAAcgtaaaaagtgtttttaacaCAGCAAGGCCAGCAACGTAAAAGTTGAAGCAGTACAGCTTCACTAAATGtcgagtaattttagaagtttcTCTTGTGTTCCTCTAACAATgagatagcttttaaaatcatcatttgatttaaattcaatagtgatcggTCACAAgcctaatgatgattttaaaagtcacattattattaGAGGGATACAAGAGAGACTTCTACTATTACTCCAGAATGTCAGATTCCATTTTGATAAGTGTTTGAGTTAAAAATTGAagtatattaaaaaacaattattttgtttcttttcttttgttaatatTGAATGGctactaattttgttttttacatattaatttcatcatcaaccttaatatattttttattcatactTTTGTCTCTTATCTTAAGATATTCCTTATTCATAATTCGGCCCATTGcgataaatttttttgattccGTACCTGTGTGGCACGCATGGTGGAGTAGCGAGTGCAAAGGCTGACGAATTGAATtgtaggaagaagaaaaagcatgTTTGGCTACAAGGATTGTGCATCAAAATTGGTGATTTGGCTACAAGGATTGTGCATCAAAATTGGTGACTAAACCTATTCCTATTCAGAACAGGACTGTTGGTTGTTTGGCTATTAATTGTCTGTTTAGTTGCGAGAATAAGATATTATTTATGCTAGATTTAGTTAATTCATTGTATTTAAATAAACAGCCCAAAATCTTTCATGTCATCAAAAGGGTAGCTTAaactcaaactctctctctctctttacctACCAACCTCTACACCATCACGACCATTATAGCTTCATTGTCACCACCACCCTCGTCACCACAACTACTACCACCACCAGCACTAAAAGCTTacccctctccctctctctctctcactctctcgtgtATAGACAAAAGGGCGGTCAACCACCTCTTTTAGCTATTTTGGGTTGGCCAAACCAAGCTCAATGGCCAAAGAGAGTGGTTTGGTCATCCTTAAAAGTCATTTGAGAATAGTTCAGCCATCCCTAAAAGCTATTTAGGGATGATTAAATCACCATAGGGGCGAAAaagggtggttcggtcaccctcAAAGACCAATAGAACCACCCCTAAAGGCCAAGTTAGAGGTGGTTAAACCCCTAAGTGGCTCAAAGGGGTGGTTTAGTCATCCCAAAAACTAGGTTAGGAGTTAAGGTTGGCTAACCAACTTGGGCCATtagaggtggttcggccatccccaACCTAGTATTTGGGGGTAACCGAACCACCCTTAAAGACCAGATGGCCAAAATGAAGTGTTCAACTACCTCCAAAATTTAAGTTAGAGGTGACTGAAGCACCTTAGTAGCCAAAAGGGTTGATTCGGCTACCTCCAACAAGCAAGTCGAGTGTAGCTAAACCACTCCCTTAGGCTAGTGAAAGTGGTCTGGGCATCCCCAACCTAGTCTTTGGAAGTAATCGAATCACCCTCAAAAGATTAGTTGGCCAAAAAGGGTGGTTCAGTCACTCCAAAGGCTAGTTGTGGGTGGCCAAACTACTCTTTTGGCCAATTAGGCACATTTGtgtgttcgattttttgaaatttaaattgaaCTATAATTTACttcgtagttttttttttttctcaagtttagtagtaattttattttttttttatttttttttatttttttttatttttttatttttttttttgttttacttcaaCGTTACCTAATACATATCTAGAATTTAGGTTTTCAGGGGGACAGACATCAAAAGGTGGAATCCGGccctatataatatatatagctcCAACAAACTATGCTAATCTTAGacagcaccaaaaaaaaaataataataataataataatggtttGGATTGGCaaaaaattttagattttttgtttttttttttttttttttggtgatgtaacataaaggtaaaaataattttaagtattttgtgttttaagttgtttgttaatgcttatttttgccaacaaaaataaataaataaataaaacataaaacaaaatttgacaagTAGAAATTTTAGTGTATAAATATATTCAAAATGAAATTACAGCATGTATTTTGGAAGTGATGTTAACTTCTCATATAAGTCATATtcaatccaaaatttatttttcttttcctttttgacCAGGGAGAGAAGTGTCTTCAGGGCATCCCTTATTTTAATCCCTTGCAATTTTGCTCAAAATATTCATTGAAGCAAATCCTATTCGCTTCAAAGAACTATTTACTTTGTGTTGGCCGCTTCCCACCTTATATCTGGATACATTTCTAACCGATCACCTTTTCTCTCATCCATTAAGATAAGAGTAGAAAAAGACCCCTTTTGTAATTTCCCTTCCCATATATTGCttagaaaaacataaaacaaaataataataataataataataataataataataatgagtcaATGATAACTTTTTCCATTCACCTTGTACTGATTTTTTCCGTTTTGCATTTATGGAAGTGGCTACCTCCTATGAATGAGGGCGGGGTACACTGCCATTTGTTGGAGCTAGAATTAGCTTAATTGCTTGGCATTCAGCTGTATTGAAGTTAGCTTCCATTATTCAAGATCTCACTAAGCTTCTTTGGGATCTACAATCACACCCATGTCAATATCATTTGCTAAAgggaaatgatataaatacatttcctaaagagaaattatataaatacatctcctatacattttattttcaaatccaccattaaattaatttataaaaaccACATTGAGTCCTACAAACtcaatgatgaatttgaaaCTTGGTTGTATGGAAATGTATAGAAAATGTATAtgtatcatttttcttaaaacttgAAACTTGTTTGAGATTACATTGGAAAATAGAGTTTTTGCATATAGAAAAGGCCTAAAGGAGCTTTTTACATAAAGCCTCAATTTCAAGCTTCTCTCAAAACATAGTTTTGAactttttagagcaaaaaagtactaataataataataaaataaaataaaaaatgtatttttttttttaagtattttaccAAGCGAACCTAATATTTTGTTTACACatctttttatgtactaaaaacactttttaaactcCTTAACGCAATCTCAAACATACTCTCACTCAGGTAGATGCAAAAAAAGAGAACTTTGATAAACGAAACACCTACATCTGCAATTTGATGCGTTCTTCCATCCATTAACTTACAAGCTCATGTTCAAAGCACAGAGATCCCAACCTTTGGTATACAACTAACAACAACAAATGTCAAAACAGCATCATCCCTCTCATCTTTTTGGTAACAAACGTGTTACTGAGGACCAAAATCATTGTGAAGGATATAGTCCGACAGAACTGAGGTCAGGTCACCACCACATTAACCTGAATGTTTACCAAAGTTAATGATGAATGAAGGATGAAATGTATGCAGATGTGTCAACTATTCAACTTCAACATAAATGTTTTGCTCACTCCAACTAGGAATACACTTGTCTCCCAAAGTTAGAGCTACAAGTTTCATAGAAGCAAGCACTTATTACTCAAATTATACAGAAATGGCACACCAGCACAATTGGCGATTAAATTAGCTGATAATGACATTGAAAACTTGTTTGCTACCGAAGGAGATGACTTCACCCTCGACCAACCAATGTTTTATTATAGTTTCTTCAAAGTTTATAAAGCATCAATGCATATGCTTCTCAGCAAACACTACTTGAGGCAGGGGGCTAGAAAATATCATAATCACATATTTGCAATCaaacattaatatttattttttcacatttaaaTTGACACACAAAACTATCTAACAACACAACATCAATACTCTTCATATAAGCAACATGCTTATTTGgacaaaatctttttttttattagtttgtgTGATAACCATGTTATTTATATTAAGAACATTAGACAGGtgcaaaaaatgcaaaatatatatatatattttcttgacTCTATAGAAGAGGAGTTTAGGATATATAGGCTCTATTAACACGTAAACTGTCAGAGTAATATCTAAGTGCTtcccaaacaaaaatacaattaatataTGACCAACAAATTGATGACAGAGACCCAAATAGATAAATTAGTTTGGATTTCCCAAATTGCAATCGAAATAATATGTCAATATTATCTGTAAATGTCAGCTACATCTCAAGGTGttggttgtttttctttttcaagcaTTCATGAGTTTCTTTTACATATCTAGAACATTAATTGATATATAGTCAACACACaaactaaatatcattattatctgttataagtattttttttctataaatttctGTATTACACGACTTTCTTATAGACTTCTCATGTGGAGCTTATCATCTTATATAACGTACCAAGAAAATGGTTGACATAAGTGAAAGGTGTCTTGCTCGACATGGGAATCATTATGATTGCTTGAAACTTCTTGCTAAAGAGTTTGTTAAAACTGCTTAAGAAAAGGACCAGCTTAAATAGATTGTAAGAAAAAGAATCAGTTCACAAAGAgaaaatttttccaatttaaaaGATTAAGTGCATCCTGAAAACACTTTAGGTAGCAGACTATGCAAAGATAAAATGGTAACATtttgtggaatattttgtttactcATCCGGTAcgtgattgggaggtggaagtgatctctaaattttttgaggTCTTGTATTCTCTTAAAGTGAGGGTATGATGgagaggataaaatttgttggattctTTTGAGAAGGAAatcatttgaagtgaagtcttactataaggtATCATCTATTCCAATacattcttcttttccttgaaagagtatttggaaagtaGAGGTTCCtccgagagtggctttctttgtgtggacgacgactttaggaaaaattctaACTTTAGATAATTTACGCAAGAGgaatattattgtgatggagtggtgctatatgtgtaagacttGTAGAgactattgatcatttgttcctGCACTGTATGGTtgctacagaattgtggagTACGATATTGCAGCTGTTTGGTATAACGTGGGTTATGCGTCAATCGGTGATAGAGATGTTAGGGAGTTGAAGGGGGCAAAAAGGCAACCGGGTGATGGTGCCGATTTGGAGAATGGCtccgttgtgtttgatgtggtgtctaTGGAATGAACGGAATACAtgcagttttgaagattgtgagactggttcGCTTAATTTGAAGAAGTTGGTGATACAAACCTTGTTTACGTGGAGAGTGACGCTACATTCTATGTCTGATTgttctttttctgattttttagatttgtgttCTTCGTTCTCTTTGGTTTAGGGATATCAtttatacatcctgtgtactttgggttgcgtCCCTCTgagctttttttaaaatatactttatttatcaaaaaaaaagtagcaGACATTAAACCAAGCAAAAATACCAAGAGAATGTGATTTAGAATCTTGTGCTAATTTGATGAGGACTGACACCACTTACCTCTAAATCTTAACAATTGCATTTAATAACCCAATATAATGTCATAAATTTATCAGAACTTTGTGATTTTGGCCACCGCCAAGTAGCTAGGATGGGTGCTATTAGGTTAGTTCTGGTGCTCAAGCATGACCCACTTAAGACAGTAGAGACATGGATGTACATAAATCCAGCTTTCCCATTACTTGAGCAAGTCCTTTGGAATCAAGCAAACCTCTGACGAGTATTTTAACATTTTGCAGTTTCCTATAGTAGTAATTATACATGAGCTTCATAGAAGGCATGTAACTAACACTATTTGCTTATCTAACATAGTTATACTTTCTTGGAAATTTAAAACATACCTATTTTTGAAGAATCTCTTTGTGAGCTATAAAGGAGAGAACCACATTCCACACAAGAGCAATAAAATTAGCAGCAAGGACCTGAAATTGCTGGGGGACAAATCGGAAGTTGAGAAATTGTAAAGGTATCCACAACTTCCAATTTGCAAGAACAGCAGAAAACCACTCCTACAAAATGAAAGACAAgttaagaaacaaaagaaaatagaaaagaatccTCGCAATGCACTCGTTCTAAAGCTCATATGAATAAATGCCTTCAAAACCACCTGCTGAAGCTTTGGTATGACTTGTGATGGCCTTCCTTCTAGTGTCACCAACGTAGTTAAGAAAACTCCAATAAATATAGGAGAAAAGAGGAACTGCAATAATACTCCCTCACATTCAGATACGTAAAACATGATGCTAAGTGGCATTACAATTTCTTTTTATGTAATTTGAGagacaaattagaaaaaattaggTCACCTGATCAAGTAGAAGGCGCAAGAATGCACCTGATGCTCCAGGCAATGTTACCACTCGACTCAAATAGAAATACCTAAAGACAAATCAAGTTGAGaaaatgaagattgaaaaatgaaaagcaaCATTTACTATAGAAGccacaaatgattttttttttttttttttaaataataatattaatattggTTTTTCTAAAATGCATTGGGTGCATGCTCATCATTACAGAACACCCTTGCATTTGACAACCCAAAGGCATATCCaggaataggaaaaaaaaaaaagactaattaaaaataactttccTATTAAACTTTGCTTATGACGGTGAAGTAGGAAACAAGGATTGCTTAGCACATACTTCGGTgtccaaaacaaataaaaagggaTGTAAGGAAGAAACCATTAATTTCCCATCACTGGAAATATGCACATGACAACTGCATCAATTGCTAATGAAAATGCAAAGTAAATTGCTAAtcaatttacttttttgtaagtaaaaagaaaatgcaaaatgCAAGAGAAACCACACCAATAATTGTTGAATCATTGAAAAATGCTTGGAAGTGCCATAAGAACCCATTAGGTAAAAGTAATGATAATTGCTAATGCTATAAATCCACTTTTCAGGCACACAGAGAATGGACTCTGAAGTGTTACCAGAAATGCAATGTGGGACCCACTAACACCAGACCCAACATAGTAAACAGGAACGTTCTTTTCCAGTCTAATGATGGCACTTGATCAATTGCAAGCTGAGgcaaaaaattgtaaaaatcagTAAACCACACTAATAATTGTTAGATCATTGAAACATGCAGTATCTGGAAAATAGAACTGAAAAACAGcaagttttaattatataattatatctatCCATATAACAGGCAACCGCTTCACTAACAGTAAAATCATTATGTATCTCAAGTCACTATAACTCTACTGCACCAAGATCTAGAATCAGCAGAACCCCACTCCCACCCCCCTTCTCTCTACTCTGTAgagttccatttttttttccagctTAGTGGTACAAGTAAGAGATGGGACCATAAGTGTCAtgaaaagcaagaaaaatatgGTTCTAGAAAGGGGGAAAATGCAAAAGAAATCATCACTCACGCCTGATATACTGAAGAACGATGAAAGacttataacaaaaaataaaaataaaaaaacatccCACAGTTTGACTATTTCTCTAAACCCAAAAGCTCCCTAAAATTGAAGTTTAAGGACATGACAACGTAGGCAAATTTTGCACAGTTGAAAGATAAGTTCGAACTTTGCTAGCCTAACTTCTATTTGGATAAATTAGGAATGGATGAGTACAGAAAACCGGTAATCTTCAAGAATTCCAATTTTTGGGAATATTTAAGGgactaaatttcaaaaattcggGCCTCCCCTCAGGAACTTTGTTGCTAGTGAGTTCAAGGGTCTCTCAATTCTATTTATTACCCAGGATAAAAGGGACTGGGGTCGTCTTAAGATCCCTACGAGGATAAATGTGAAGCATTTGGTTGCTAGTCTGCTCTGAGCCTCCAAATAGGCAACATATCAGAGTAGATATCCCTTATTTCTTCAGACCAAAGAGGCTCTACAATGAGGTTTTGATTTTACACTTGTGTACAGAAAGGCGCCTCCTAAATATACCAACTTCAAAGACCCTCATCCATACAGCTAGAGAAAAGTTGCATCTTCTCCTACTCTTATCTCTTTCCCTTTTTACTCTTTCTAAAAGTATAGTATATTCATTAAAAGAACCAAGGAGAAGCCTACCAATTATCAAATATACAAGAGAGGATaaccaacaacaaaagaaaataaaaaattatgcacaTAAAGAGTCTATGAAATCTGAAAAGGGATATGTATTATGAACATATGAGTCTGTCATCCATGCATATCATGTGTGGAAACCATTCAAAGTGCATCTTCGCCTAATCTAATTAAGGCCACTTAAGATCTAAACATACTCACTACAAACTTGTCTACATGAGGCCCGCAACATGAATCTTTTATCGGCATATCACTATTCAACCCTATTTAGGCATACTAAGTCATCTAGAACCAGGAtaagctttaaaaaatttaagcagGCACACCAATCTGCAACTGCATGCATAGgcatcttatttaataaaacaaagaaatacTTGACAACACCACACTAGGATACCACAAGTATAAACACACTTCCCGAAGAGAAGCCAAAAGATCTATTTCAGCAGGATTTTTGTTATAATTGCTTACCAAATATAGGGACAGAAATAAAAGTGAATCAGAAAGGATACAGCACTTTAATTATAGAGCAATTCAACTTAAATTAGTGATGGAGTTGAAGGAGCACGCAGACGCTTACCTATATATGTGATCAAGTTTTGAATCATCTAATGTGAATACCAACATACCCAACCCACAAAGTAAATCATATTCTATCCTAATTACACACAAAATAAATCATACTCTATCCTAACTATCTAATCAAAATAACGGTATGCAGTGGAAGTGCAAAATCAATGACAACTCCACAAAGAAATAACAGGTATCTATACTTTTTGTTGattaaaagaaaaggagagtGTACCTGGCAAATTAAGTCTCCAATTAAAGTTAAAAGTGCAGATGTCAGAGCTTTTATTGACACAGGATACTTCGCAAGAAGAGCCAAATACCTGTAATGTGAGAACTTCATGTTGGAATGGCAGAATGCGGATTATGTTGTCAATCCCAAGTATAAAGGACAAGGCGCAAAACAATTAGCACAAAACTCTGCTTAGATTTTAGTCCATACAAAAATCTAAAACATAATATAtacgtgtatgtgtgtgtgtgtatatattatataccacAGTTTATCTGCCACCTGCTaaggaatttttcttcttttttcagaCAAAAAAACCGTAGCAGGTGGCAACTGAACTGAGGATCTCTACAGTGTATATAGCTAGACCAGTAAAATCGCTCTGTGTAAGATCTAAAGCATCATAAACACTACTAATAAGCATcaataagaagaaaacatgaCAGTTGCATCAACTGCTTAG encodes:
- the LOC133874107 gene encoding protein sym-1 produces the protein MVPNPASLTHKSTLLHRFVGFSRTPISHSRHHIRIPENPVKMSRFQSCSSCQSHSYPLNSGHGVVFKNLGRSEIGFGPLGLSRFRVSAVSDGGSGGTGGYGGSGDGNSGGRGEGSGAGGSDSGGGSNWSLLSWYLALLAKYPVSIKALTSALLTLIGDLICQLAIDQVPSLDWKRTFLFTMLGLVLVGPTLHFWYFYLSRVVTLPGASGAFLRLLLDQFLFSPIFIGVFLTTLVTLEGRPSQVIPKLQQEWFSAVLANWKLWIPLQFLNFRFVPQQFQVLAANFIALVWNVVLSFIAHKEILQK